From Meiothermus sp. QL-1, the proteins below share one genomic window:
- a CDS encoding copper resistance CopC family protein, whose protein sequence is MKRLLLGVIPALAGMALAHAYLVSSSPPENARLEAPPTEVRLGFTEAVVLPFSLFRVYRLEAPGNPRQAAEALAARVLARREDPPGRVDLGLKTQGRSAENVVLALEPGLRPGVYVVVWRVLSVDTHVTSGFYLFTYQPPGGRP, encoded by the coding sequence ATGAAACGCCTGCTCCTTGGGGTCATCCCGGCCCTGGCCGGGATGGCCCTGGCCCACGCCTACCTGGTCAGCAGCAGCCCCCCGGAGAACGCCCGCCTGGAGGCTCCCCCTACCGAGGTGCGGCTGGGCTTCACCGAGGCGGTGGTGCTGCCCTTCTCCCTCTTCAGGGTTTACCGGCTCGAGGCCCCCGGCAATCCCCGTCAGGCGGCAGAGGCCCTGGCCGCGCGGGTGCTGGCCCGGCGGGAGGACCCTCCTGGGCGGGTTGACCTGGGCCTGAAGACCCAGGGCCGCAGCGCGGAGAATGTGGTCCTGGCGCTCGAGCCCGGCCTGAGGCCCGGGGTGTACGTGGTCGTCTGGCGGGTGCTTTCGGTGGACACCCACGTGACCTCGGGTTTCTACCTGTTCACCTACCAGCCTCCAGGAGGCCGCCCATGA